A window of Mangifera indica cultivar Alphonso chromosome 13, CATAS_Mindica_2.1, whole genome shotgun sequence contains these coding sequences:
- the LOC123195037 gene encoding zinc finger CCCH domain-containing protein 22, which translates to MANEEERVLENQLEQQLNEQRDSLAALNDALASDPTNSELLEVHKEVVQAIKDAEEGLLHLKRARLLREADCVLRGSNPIISKDVKAEPIDPSDVEPEPLVDKTYTVGSRCRFRYNDGRWYDGQIVGLDDSDSAKISFLTPTSEDMLICKFFLQQRCRFGSSCRLSHGIDVPLSSLKKYNPTVWEQSLVGSTIWALSDDKVGIWRKAELESWDDELRMGEVVFRDDGSYAKLGVDTIAFSEYAEMGDEEESDLSSELSDSSDYEEDTSQGLGFDGATELQRSVQTDTVIFAKWENHTRGIASKMMVNMGYREGMGLGASGQGMLDPISVKVLPPKQSLDHALESHENKEDKENKLKKRSRGGKRKREKKFAAAARAARDEEESRSDVFSLINNQLAKHGEAVNGKLNNKMQRHKGSREDKRVDRKDLVAYDEEIKDLRIQVEKLEEMVQRNKKEKVVYEAAMRKLNETQQALAEAEAAHASASNAVSRREKEKKWLKF; encoded by the exons ATGGCGAACGAAGAAGAGAGGGTTCTAGAGAACCAGCTGGAGCAACAGTTAAACGAACAAAGAGACTCTCTCGCCGCCCTAAACGACGCCTTAGCTTCTGATCCCACCAATTCGGAACTTCTCGAG GTACATAAGGAGGTTGTTCAGGCGATTAAGGACGCCGAGGAGGGGCTTCTTCACCTTAAACGTGCGCGGTTACTACGAGAAGCTGATTGCGTGCTTCGTGGTTCAAATCCTATTATCAGTAAGGATGTTAAAGCAGAACCGATTGATCCGTCCGATGTTGAACCGGAACCGTTGGTGGACAAAACCTACACCGTTGGATCGAGATGTAGATTCCGTTACAACGACGGCCGTTGGTATGATGGTCAAATTGTTGGGCTCGATGACTCTGATTCTGCTAAGATTTCTTTCCTTACGCCTACATCTGAAGACATGTTG ATATGCAAGTTCTTTCTGCAACAACGATGTCGATTTGGTTCTAGCTGCCGCTTATCACATG GAATTGATGTCCCATTGTCTTCCTTGAAGAAGTATAATCCAACAGTTTGGGAGCAGTCATTGGTGGGATCCACTATTTGGGCTCTCTCAGATGATAAAGTGGGCATTTGGAGAAAGGCTGAACTTGAATCATGGGACGATGAACTCAGAATGGGAGAGGTTGTTTTTAGAGATGATGGAAGTTATGCAAAGCTTGGGGTTGATACCATAGCGTTCTCTGAGTATGCCGAAATGGGTGATGAAGAAGAGAGTGACTTAAGCTCTGAACTCTCTGATTCAAGTGACTATGAAGAAGATACCTCACAAGGTTTAGGATTTGACGGGGCGACTGAATTACAAAGGAGCGTCCAGACGGACACTGTCATTTTTGCTAAGTGGGAGAATCACACCCGAGGTATTGCTTCCAAGATGATGGTCAATATGGGTTATCGTGAAGGGATGGGTCTAGGTGCATCTGGGCAGGGAATGTTGGACCCTATCTCTGTGAAAGTGCTTCCACCAAAGCAATCTCTTGATCATGCCCTGGAGTCCCATGAAAACAAAGAGGataaagagaataaattaaagaaaagaagCAGAGGTGGCAAGAGAAAGCGTGAAAAGAAATTTGCAGCCGCAGCTCGAGCTGCAAGAGATGAAGAGGAATCAAGGTCTGATgttttttctctcatcaatAATCAGCTTGCAAAGCATGGAGAAGCTGTGAACGGTAAGTTAAACAACAAGATGCAGCGACACAAAGGTTCAAGAGAAGATAAGAGGGTTGATAGGAAGGATTTAGTTGCATACGATGAGGAGATAAAGGACCTACGGATTCAGGTTGAAAAGCTGGAAGAGATGGTCCAAAggaacaaaaaagagaaagtaGTTTATGAAGCTGCAATGAGGAAGCTAAACGAAACTCAACAGGCATTAGCAGAGGCAGAAGCAGCTCATGCATCTGCATCAAATGCAGTCTCTCgtagagaaaaagagaagaaatggcTTAAGTTTTGA
- the LOC123195096 gene encoding uncharacterized protein LOC123195096 isoform X1, translating to MGHHNHHATDGLVNLLTRANHDLNMIQYKLEKEFQQVYPEHNQANPMKLVSRIKKVQEDLSTLKEQCRELLAAKQDLIDKARTTLVGNRSLVQKMQASLDIPVTSESEDPAFASFKEIIDEWTVQMRTRAGDENQDSDSEDINKLLFSAIVESN from the exons ATGGGGCATCATAATCATCACGCGACGGACGGTTTGGTGAATCTGTTAACCAGAGCAAACCATGATCTCAATATGATTCAATACAAGCTCGAGAAAGAATTTCAACAAGTTTACCCTGAACAT AATCAGGCTAATCCGATGAAGCTGGTTTCAAGGATAAAGAAAGTGCAGGAAGACTTGTCAACTTTGAAGGAACAGTGTCGCGAACTCTTAGCAGCCAAACAG gattTGATTGATAAGGCACGAACGACTCTTGTTGGGAACAGAAGTTTGGTGCAGAAGATGCAAGCATCCCTGGACATTCCTGTTACTAGCGAGTCTGAAGATCCTGCATTTGCCAGCTTCAAGGAG ATTATTGATGAGTGGACAGTTCAAATGAGAACAAGAGCAG GAGATGAGAATCAGGACTCGGATTCTGAGGATATTAACAAATTACTTTTCTCAGCTATAGTTGAAAGCAACTGA
- the LOC123195096 gene encoding uncharacterized protein LOC123195096 isoform X2: MGHHNHHATDGLVNLLTRANHDLNMIQYKLEKEFQQVYPEHANPMKLVSRIKKVQEDLSTLKEQCRELLAAKQDLIDKARTTLVGNRSLVQKMQASLDIPVTSESEDPAFASFKEIIDEWTVQMRTRAGDENQDSDSEDINKLLFSAIVESN, from the exons ATGGGGCATCATAATCATCACGCGACGGACGGTTTGGTGAATCTGTTAACCAGAGCAAACCATGATCTCAATATGATTCAATACAAGCTCGAGAAAGAATTTCAACAAGTTTACCCTGAACAT GCTAATCCGATGAAGCTGGTTTCAAGGATAAAGAAAGTGCAGGAAGACTTGTCAACTTTGAAGGAACAGTGTCGCGAACTCTTAGCAGCCAAACAG gattTGATTGATAAGGCACGAACGACTCTTGTTGGGAACAGAAGTTTGGTGCAGAAGATGCAAGCATCCCTGGACATTCCTGTTACTAGCGAGTCTGAAGATCCTGCATTTGCCAGCTTCAAGGAG ATTATTGATGAGTGGACAGTTCAAATGAGAACAAGAGCAG GAGATGAGAATCAGGACTCGGATTCTGAGGATATTAACAAATTACTTTTCTCAGCTATAGTTGAAAGCAACTGA
- the LOC123195098 gene encoding chaperone protein DnaJ — translation MSSVSLPSKVSIRFAVVPCGTSLFGTRRTVDMNSRVVFGGARASMVDSYESSSDFARRTEQAWLISQQPMPVSCSSCHSNGHVECKWCGGTGFFILGDNMLCQVPSRNTTCVICAGKGSMCCSDCKGTGFRAKWLGEPPVSK, via the exons ATGAGCTCTGTATCGTTACCGTCAAAAGTATCGATTCGGTTTGCGGTTGTGCCTTGCGGTACAAGTCTGTTCGGCACTAGGCGGACCGTGGATATGAATTCTAGGGTGGTTTTCGGCGGTGCCAGAGCTTCTATGGTTGATTCTTATGAAAGTTCCTCCGATTTCGCTAGGCGTACTGAACAAGCTTGGTTAATTTCTCag CAACCGATGCCTGTTTCTTGTTCGTCTTGCCACTCGAACGGACATGTCGAGTGCAAATGGTGTGGGGGTACAGGCTTCTTTATTCTTGGTGATAACATGCTGTGCCAAGTTCCTTCTAGGAACACTACTTGTGTGATATGTGCAGGAAAG GGTTCGATGTGTTGCTCTGATTGTAAGGGAACAGGGTTTCGGGCCAAATGGTTGGGGGAGCCTCCTGTTTCTAAGTAG